A stretch of DNA from uncultured Pseudodesulfovibrio sp.:
ACGCGGTCCACGTGTTCTTCGAGGAAGGCCCGGGGATCTTTGGCGCCCGGGTAGATCTTGTTGAGCTGATTGAGCAATCCGCCCAGCCGGCTTTGCTTTTCCACCAGAATCACCTGGTATCCCATACCAGCCAGCGATTCCGCGGCGGAAATCCCGGCTATGCCGCCGCCAATGACAAGGGCGCTGTGGGTTACGCCCAGTTCTACGGAATCCAATGGGTTGAGCAGGGCGGCCTTGGCCACACCCATGCGAATGAGGTCTTTGGCCTTTTCAGTACCTTTTTCTTTTTCCTGCATGTGTACCCACGAACACTGGTCGCGGATGTTGACCATTTCGAAAAGGTACGGGTTCAGCCCGGCTTCTTTGCACGAATTCATGAACAGCGGCTGGTGGGTGCGAGGTGTGCAGGAGGCAACCACCACCCGGTCCAGATTCTGGTCGACAATGGCGCCCTTGATTTCGTTGATCCCGCCTTCCGAGCACGTGTAGAGGTTTTCCTTCACGAAAACAACATTCGGCAACGTCTTCGAGTATTCCGCCACGGAAGGAACATCCACGTAACCCGCAATGTTCGATCCGCAGCAGCACACAAATACGCCTACTCTTGGTCTTGCTTCCGAATTGGACACAACGGTTCTCACTGTCTCAGGTTAATTTCAAGCAGCAGCCTTGCGGCTCAGAACAGTTTCCGCGGCCCGTGCCGCGGCACTGGACGCCTGAGCCACGGATTCCGGAATATCTATGGGAGATTGGGCGCAGCCGCAGGTGAAAATACCCGGCACACTGGAATCCACCGGACGGGTCGAGTCGGTCTTGATGAATCCGTATTCGTCCAGCTCGACACCCAGAATTCCCGCAAGCTCCTTGGTCCCTTTGGACGGTTCGCAGGCCGTGGCCAGGATTACCAGGTCCACGGGCAGATTCTTTACCTTACGTTCCCGGGTGTCCTCGTACCAGACGACCGGCTGATGATCCTCGGCTTCGGTGATCTCGGCCACCCGACCACGGATATAGGTGATGCCGGAGTTTTTGCCGCCCCGTATTTTGTACTCTTCAAAGCCCTTACCCACGGCGCGGATGTCCATACCGAAAATGTAAGACTCTGTTTCCGGATTGTGTTCGTTGGCTATGATGGCCTCTTTGATGGAGTGCATGCAGCACCAGCCCGAGCAGTATGCGTTGAACCGAAAATCTCTGGAACCCACGCACTGGATGAAAGCCAGCTTGTTGGCATGATGTGCGTGCTCGAGTTTGTCTTTGAGCACATCACGAGCGATGACGAGGTCTCGATACTCCTCGTAAACTTCCGACCACCTGACAAAGTCGTCTTGAGTTTCCAGCTCGCCGGCTGCCAGGCGATCGCAAAAGTTCTCGGAACTCATATCGTGCTTCTTCTCGAAGGAGGCCAGGCTTTTGGAGCTTTTCACGATCTGTTTGTCGAGGGATACGCAAGCCTTTTCGGCTTGCAGGCGCGAGGGACGCGCCACATGCCCCGCCGTGGGACCGCTGGCGCTCAATAGACGCTCAAATTCAATGGAAGCCATCACATTGGGGAATTTGCCATAACCGTATTCAGGGATTCGACCGGCATCGAAAAGATCGTAACCCGTTGCTGCAATGACAGCGCCGACGTTCAGCTCGATAATCCGGTCCTGCTGCTCGAAATCAACAGCCTTGGCCTGACATACCTTAGCGCACACGCCACATTTCTTTCCCTGAAATTGTCGGCAATGCTCCGTATCTATCGTGAAAACGGATGGGATGCCCTGGGCAAAGTATTTGTAGATGGCTCGCCGTTGAGCCAAATCTTCATTATAGGCGTCCGGCACGGAAGTCGGGCATTTTTCCGCGCAGGTCCCGCATCCGGTGCATTTGTTCTCGTCCACGTAACGGGCCTTTTTCCGGATTTTTACGCGAAAGTCACTCGCCTCTCCCTCGATCTCTTCTACCTGACTGTAGGCCAGCAGGTGGATGTTGGGATGCCGACCGGCATCCAGCAATTTCGGAGAGAGGATTCAAATGGCACAGTCGTTGGTGGGGAAGGTCTTATCGAGTTGGGCCATCTTTCCCCCGATGCTGGGAAGTTTCTCCACCAGGTGCACCTTAAGATCCATATCGGCGAGGTCCAAGGCGGCCTGGATACCGGCAATTCCCCCTCCGATGATGAGTATGTCGCGACTCACGATTTCATCTCCTGACTCTGTCAATGGTCCTTGTTTACGGTATTACAGCCTGTTCCGCCACGAGGTCGAGGAGTTCTTTTATCCGGATCTCCAGTTCGAACGACTCAACGGTACAATTGAAATGAATGGCGCATTTGGGACACGACGTGATCACCGTACCGGCCCCGGTAGCACCGGCTTCCTTCAGTCGGTCGAGCTGGATCGTTCTGGAGTAACTGGAACAATTCTGCCAGGCGCTGGTTCCGCAGCACACGGCACTTTCCCGGTTCCGTTCCATCTCTTTAAAGGTAAGGCCGGGAATGCTCCGGATGATTTCCCTCGGTGCATCGTAAATACCGGCCATTCTACCCAGACGACAAGGGTCCTGATAGGTGACCACTTCGTCCAACGGTTTGAAAGATATGCCGTTTTCCTTAATTTTCTGACTTAGCAGATCTACAATGTGGACCACTTCAAATCCCAATTCACCGAAATACCGGGAGTAGTAGTGCTTGAAAGTGTGGTATCCTTCGGGGCAACTAAACACGACCTGTTTGGCCCCGGAAGAGCGTATCAGATCGATGTTTCGCCGTAGCCAGCCTCATGAACAGGTCCTGATTCCCGTTCCAGAGTGCGTCGTGGCCGCAGCAGCGTTCCTCGTTGCTCACGGTTGGTTCCACACCCATCAGATTCAGCAGGCGCAGGGTGTTGCGAGCCCCCTGAATGGAACCTGCCCTGATGTCGCGGAAAATCACATCGAAGTAAGGCCTGCAACCCACAAAATAGAACGTCTCGCTATCCTCGGAAACGTTGCCGTCCACCCACGAAGTTCTGTTCTGATGGATGTCCTTCGAGTGCATGGCCATAATCGTCTGGAGCATGCCGTTGTGGGCCGGCATGCCGTGCAAGCCCGTCTTCTGCGCCTCATCGCGTATAAGGCGGATGAATTCGGGGAAGTCGATGTTCGCCGGACACCGTTCGCTGCAGCGCGCGCAGGTAAGACACGACCAAATGGTCTCGTCGTCCAGCCTTTCGAGTTCATAGAGAGACCGTTCCACGATCAAACGGGGAGAGAAGCTGTCCGTCACGCGGCTCACCGGACAACTGCCGGTACAAACGCCGCAATCTAAACAGAAATACGTCTTCGTCTTCTGAACGAGAGGATCGATGACATTCATATCAAGCGGCCTTCAAGATAGATGGACCCAGTTTGTAGATCGCTTCGGT
This window harbors:
- a CDS encoding NAD(P)-binding protein, with translation MAEYSKTLPNVVFVKENLYTCSEGGINEIKGAIVDQNLDRVVVASCTPRTHQPLFMNSCKEAGLNPYLFEMVNIRDQCSWVHMQEKEKGTEKAKDLIRMGVAKAALLNPLDSVELGVTHSALVIGGGIAGISAAESLAGMGYQVILVEKQSRLGGLLNQLNKIYPGAKDPRAFLEEHVDRV
- a CDS encoding 4Fe-4S binding protein; this encodes MLDAGRHPNIHLLAYSQVEEIEGEASDFRVKIRKKARYVDENKCTGCGTCAEKCPTSVPDAYNEDLAQRRAIYKYFAQGIPSVFTIDTEHCRQFQGKKCGVCAKVCQAKAVDFEQQDRIIELNVGAVIAATGYDLFDAGRIPEYGYGKFPNVMASIEFERLLSASGPTAGHVARPSRLQAEKACVSLDKQIVKSSKSLASFEKKHDMSSENFCDRLAAGELETQDDFVRWSEVYEEYRDLVIARDVLKDKLEHAHHANKLAFIQCVGSRDFRFNAYCSGWCCMHSIKEAIIANEHNPETESYIFGMDIRAVGKGFEEYKIRGGKNSGITYIRGRVAEITEAEDHQPVVWYEDTRERKVKNLPVDLVILATACEPSKGTKELAGILGVELDEYGFIKTDSTRPVDSSVPGIFTCGCAQSPIDIPESVAQASSAAARAAETVLSRKAAA
- a CDS encoding FAD-dependent oxidoreductase, which gives rise to MSRDILIIGGGIAGIQAALDLADMDLKVHLVEKLPSIGGKMAQLDKTFPTNDCAI
- a CDS encoding (Fe-S)-binding protein, which encodes MGFEVVHIVDLLSQKIKENGISFKPLDEVVTYQDPCRLGRMAGIYDAPREIIRSIPGLTFKEMERNRESAVCCGTSAWQNCSSYSRTIQLDRLKEAGATGAGTVITSCPKCAIHFNCTVESFELEIRIKELLDLVAEQAVIP
- a CDS encoding (Fe-S)-binding protein codes for the protein MNVIDPLVQKTKTYFCLDCGVCTGSCPVSRVTDSFSPRLIVERSLYELERLDDETIWSCLTCARCSERCPANIDFPEFIRLIRDEAQKTGLHGMPAHNGMLQTIMAMHSKDIHQNRTSWVDGNVSEDSETFYFVGCRPYFDVIFRDIRAGSIQGARNTLRLLNLMGVEPTVSNEERCCGHDALWNGNQDLFMRLATAKHRSDTLFRGQTGRV